A window from Citrus sinensis cultivar Valencia sweet orange chromosome 5, DVS_A1.0, whole genome shotgun sequence encodes these proteins:
- the LOC127902303 gene encoding F-box protein CPR1-like gives MERLPRDLNMNILSRLSVKCLLRLRCVSKPFCSLIDSQKFVKTHLNRSIETDFNLSVILSYTPAPMISCSRYGQGKIFSASLDSLNIAVELDHPFKNCTGETPIIDTCNGLIALKNGENDIALWNPSTKKHVLLPKFWSDFDDYADLVDGFGYDAVSDDYKVVRLIQFGRGKVEYTEIAVYSLKSNSSRRIRVDFPYYFSHPRDGTFARGHVHWLVLSEPEGYNEDLIVAFDLKSEEFFEVPLPHLENRDSGNLMYMGN, from the coding sequence ATGGAGCGGCTCCCACGGGATTTAAACATGAACATATTAAGCCGACTATCTGTTAAGTGTCTGCTGCGCTTGAGGTGCGTGTCGAAGCCATTTTGTAGCTTAATCGACAGCCAAAAATTCGTAAAGACTCATCTCAACCGCTCCATCGAAACCGACTTCAATCTCAGCGTCATTCTTTCGTATACGCCGGCTCCGATGATATCGTGTTCTCGTTATGGGCAAGGTAAAATCTTCTCTGCCAGCTTAGATTCACTCAACATTGCTGTCGAACTCGATCACCCTTTTAAGAACTGCACAGGAGAGACCCCAATTATTGATACTTGCAATGGATTAATTGCCCtgaaaaatggtgaaaatgaCATTGCCCTGTGGAACCCATCAACCAAGAAACATGTATTATTACCTAAGTTTTGGAGTGATTTCGACGATTATGCTGATCTTGTCGATGGGTTTGGTTATGATGCTGTTAGTGATGACTATAAAGTTGTTAGACTTATACAATTCGGGAGAGGAAAGGTGGAGTATACTGAAATTGCTGTCTATAGTTTGAAATCTAATTCTTCCAGACGGATTAGAGTTGACTTCCCGTATTATTTTTCTCACCCTCGGGATGGTACATTTGCGCGCGGTCATGTACATTGGTTGGTATTGAGCGAACCCGAAGGATATAATGAAGATCTGATTGTTGCATTTGATCTAAAGAGTGAGGAATTTTTTGAAGTGCCATTGCCTCATCTAGAGAATAGAGATTCTGGGAATCTTATGTATATGGGCAAT
- the LOC102630621 gene encoding putative pectinesterase/pectinesterase inhibitor 24, translating into MSNMSSFRSYGKVDEADLHARLEARRRTRRRIAIVALSSIVLVAVIVAAVVGITRNNDSDRVEAENNGHGRVISAAIKAVCDVSMYKDTCYDSLSKGASNSSQMQPEELFKLAIKVASNELSKASDKFFSDHNGTSDDNNNNNIMFLDALGNCRELLSIAWDSLDSSLSSGKSVSDAVNDLKTMLSSAGTYQETCIDGLEEAKPGFRARVLEYLRNSTEMTSNALAILTGISKVESSLKLRRLLGEPPHEWLRPEDRKLLQSPAENWKKNANAVVGKDRFAKYKTINDALRAVPDKSKKKFIIYIKKGVYVENVRIEKPKWNVVMIGDGMNETIVSGHRNFIDGTPTFSTATFAVFGQGFVARDMGFRNTAGPSKHQAVALMSTADHSVFHRCQFDAYQDTLYAHSNRQFYSECNIYGTVDFIFGNSAAVLQNCKILPRRPVPGQKNTITAQGKKDPNENTGIVIQNCTISPFGDLSGVETYLGRPWKNYSTTIIMQSMMGSFIHPSGWLPWVGNSAPNTIFYSEFENYGAGSSTKKRVKWKGLRGISYKEAGKFTVRAFLQGDRWISDAGVAYKPGL; encoded by the exons atgTCAAACATGTCTTCCTTCAGATCCTACGGCAAGGTCGACGAGGCTGATCTGCATGCGAGGCTCGAAGCTCGCCGGAGAACTAGACGAAGGATCGCCATCGTTGCCCTCTCTTCCATCGTTCTTGTTGCCGTCATTGTAGCCGCCGTTGTGGGAATCACTCGCAACAATGATTCTGATCGAGTTGAGGCCGAAAATAATGGCCATGGACGGGTCATTTCTGCTGCCATTAAAGCTGTTTGCGATGTCTCGATGTACAAGGACACTTGTTATGATAGTCTCAGTAAGGGGGCTAGTAATTCAAGCCAAATGCAGCCTGAAGAGTTGTTTAAGCTGGCCATCAAAGTGGCCTCCAACGAGCTTTCCAAAGCATCTGATAAATTTTTCTCGGACCATAATGGAACGtctgatgataataataataataatataatgtttCTTGATGCTTTGGGAAACTGTCGTGAGCTTTTGTCCATCGCATGGGACAGCCTCGACAGCTCGTTGTCGTCGGGAAAGTCTGTGTCGGATGCTGTGAATGATCTAAAGACGATGCTGAGTTCAGCGGGAACGTATCAAGAGACATGCATTGATGGCTTGGAAGAAGCAAAACCAGGGTTCCGAGCTAGGGTTTTGGAGTATTTAAGGAACTCTACTGAAATGACAAGCAATGCGCTTGCCATTTTGACTGGGATTTCAAAAGTGGAGAGCTCTCTGAAGCTGAGGCGGTTACTGGGTGAACCGCCACATGAGTGGCTGCGGCCTGAGGACCGGAAGCTGCTGCAGAGTCCGGCGGAGAATTGGAAGAAGAATGCAAATGCCGTTGTGGGGAAAGATCGGTTTGCTAAGTACAAGACTATCAATGATGCCCTAAGAGCTGTGCCGgataaaagcaaaaagaagTTCATCATCTACATTAAGAAAGGAGTTTATGTAGAAAATGTTAGGATTGAGAAGCCAAAGTGGAATGTCGTGATGATTGGTGATGGTATGAATGAAACAATTGTTTCCGGCCACAGGAACTTCATCGACGGGACTCCCACATTCTCAACTGCAACATTTG CTGTATTCGGCCAAGGCTTTGTTGCTCGGGACATGGGATTCCGCAACACAGCGGGACCAAGCAAGCACCAAGCAGTAGCCCTAATGTCAACCGCGGATCACTCAGTGTTCCACCGTTGCCAGTTCGATGCGTATCAGGACACGCTTTACGCACACTCGAATCGCCAATTCTACAGCGAATGTAATATCTACGGCACAGTGGATTTCATATTCGGAAACTCGGCCGCCGTCCTCCAGAACTGCAAAATACTGCCCAGGAGACCAGTGCCTGGCCAGAAAAACACCATAACAGCACAAGGTAAAAAAGACCCTAATGAAAACACAGGCATTGTAATACAGAACTGCACCATTTCGCCATTCGGAGACTTGAGTGGCGTCGAGACTTATCTCGGGAGGCCTTGGAAAAATTACTCGACGACCATTATCATGCAATCGATGATGGGGAGCTTCATTCACCCAAGTGGGTGGCTACCTTGGGTTGGAAACTCAGCACCAAACACCATTTTTTACTCTGAGTTTGAGAACTATGGGGCAGGATCGTCGACGAAAAAGAGAGTTAAGTGGAAGGGATTAAGAGGGATTAGCTATAAAGAAGCTGGTAAATTTACAGTGAGGGCATTTCTTCAAGGGGATCGGTGGATATCGGATGCTGGAGTTGCCTACAAACCTGGACTTTGA